Below is a window of Thermodesulfomicrobium sp. WS DNA.
CAAACGCACGTCCGAGCCATGGGCATTGGCCACCAGGGCGCGCTCCACCAGCGAGGAAAACACCGGCTCGCCTGCGGCCAGGCGCTCCTTCAGGCGGGCAAGAGGGGCTTCAAAGGCCACGTTCTCCAGGGGATCGCGGTCGTAGAGCCAAGAAGTGAGCGCCCGGAGCATGGTGATGAGCCCCTGGGGGTACGCGCCGGTATTGCGCTCCCGCAGATCGAACTCCACCGAATGCACCGCCGCTTCCAGCACATCGGGGGCAAAGCCTGCATGGGCCAAGCGGCGTAGGGTTGCTTCCACCAACTCCACCACGGCGTCCAAACGCTCTTCCGCCACTCCTTTGAGCCCCACGCTGAAATAGGGCTGCGCCAGCTCCAGTTCCATGCCGCAGCCAAGCACGTCCTCGCCCAGACCCGACTCCACCAGGGCCCGGCGCAAGGGCGAAGCGTCCATGCCCAAGAGGGCTTGATCCAGGATACGCAAGGCAAGGCGTGCTTCTGCCATAGACGAAAAACCCAAATCATCCGGAATAAGCCAGCTGCGCAGTACCATAGCCCGCCCCGTACCATCGGCCTCGAAGGAAAAGACCTGGCGCACTAGCCCCGGGCGCAGCGGCTGCAGCGGGATGCGGGAATCGATCGCAAGCGGCGCAAAGGCCTCGAGGTACGGAGCCAGCAGCCGCAGGCGGGCCGCGGGGTCGTCGTCGCCGGAGAAAAAGATCCAGCTATTGGCCGGATGGTAGTAGCGGCGATGAAAATCCGCGAATGCCTCGAAAGTGAGATTGGGGATCACCGCCGGATCGCCGCCGGAGTCAAAGGCATACAGGGTATCAAGGAAGATGGAATGCTGGGCCCGCTCCATGATGAAGGACTCCGGCGACGAGTAGGCCCCCTTCATCTCGTTGTACACCACGCCCTTGATGGTGAGCTCATCCCCCGGGGCCGCAAGGTCCAAATGCCAGCCTTCTTGCTCGAGTACCTCAGGACAGAGGCGCGGAAAGAAGACCGCGTCCAGATAGACATCCACCAGGTTATAGAAATCTTTGAGGTTTTGACTTGCCACCGGATAGCAGGTCTTGTCCGGATAGGTCATGGCGTTGAGAAAGGTCTGCAGCGACCCCTTGAGGAGTTCCACAAACGGCTCTTTGACGGGATATTTCCGCGATCCGCAGAGCACGGAATGTTCCAAGATATGGGCAACGCCCGTGGAATCCGTAGGCGGGGTACGAAAGGTAATGCCAAAAACCTTATTGGGATCGGCATTGCGCAGCGAGAGGATGCGCGCCCCCGTGGCGTCGTGGCGGATGAGATCCACATGGGAGGCGATCTCCGGGACAACGGTCGAATACACCAGAGTAAATCCAGGGATAAGGGTCATGGAGTCTCCTTGAAGCACAAAAGTCCGGGCCCGCCAGGGGCCATAGGGCCGCTTTCCTTTGCAAGGCCGGCGCCTTCCTGTAAAGCCCTGGCACACATCCTACATCGAGGAGGACCCCATGCCTACCGTGCTGGTCACCGGCGGCGCCGGATATATCGGCTCCCACACCACCCTGGCCCTCACCCAAGCCGGCTACGACGTCATCGTGTACGACAACCTCTCCACCGGCCGCGCCGAGGCCGTGCTGCCGCCAGCACGCCTGGTGGTAGGGGATTTGGCCGAAACCGCCAAACTCGCCACACTCATGGCAGAATCCCGCTTCACGGCGGTGCTCCACTTCGCCGGCTCCATCATCGTGCCCGAGTCCGTGGAAAATCCCATCAAATACTACAAAAACAACACCACCAACACCACGGCCCTGGTGGAGCTCGCCCTGCGCCACCGCATCCCCCACTTCATCTTTTCTTCCACCGCTGCGGTGTACGGCATCCCAAAGACCGTCCCCGTCACCGAAGACGCCCCCACCGCGCCCATCAACCCCTACGGCCGCAGCAAGCTCATGAGCGAATGGACCATCTTCGATGCCGCCGCAGCCCACCCGCACTTTCGCCCCGTGGTCCTGCGCTACTTCAACGTGGCCGGCGCAGACCCAGGGGGACGGCTTGGCCAATGCACCCCGCAGGCGACCCACCTCATCAAGGTGGCAGCACAGACCGCCCTGGGCCGGCGCGAGGCGCTGTCCATCTTCGGCACCGACTATCCCACGCCCGACGGCACCTGCATCCGGGACTACATCCACGTCACCGATCTGGCCGAGGCCCACGTACGCGCCCTGCGGCACCTGGAGGGCGGCGGCGCTCCGGGGGTCTTCAATTGTGGCTACGGTCACGGCTATTCGGTGCGCGAGATCATCGCCGCCATGCAGGCCGCCATCGGGCACACCTTTGCGGTGCGCACCGCACCACGCCGCGCCGGCGATCCTCCGGTGCTCGTGGCGGACAGCACGCGCATCCAGCGCGTCATGGGCTGGCAGCCCAAACATGACTGTATCGAGGAGATTGTGAAGAGCGCCTATCTCTGGGAGCAGCGCCTCTAGACCAGAGTGCGGGGATTCATCCCCAGCAGGCAAAAGACCTCATATGGGATGGTCCCCCACCAGGCGGCAAGTTCGTCTGCCGTAATGGCCGCCTCCCCCGGACCACCCAAGAGGTACGCCCGGTCTCCAGGCCGCACCGACGGGCAATGGGTGACGTCCACGGCGGTCATCTGCATGCACACCCGCCCGAGTACCGGGGCGCGCACGCCGCCCACCACCATGGCCGCCTTTGCGGAAAGCCCCCGCGAATAGGCGTCGGCATACCCTGCGGCCACAATGGCGATGCGCATGGGCCGGGAGGCGCGGAAGGTACGGCCATAGCTCACCGAAACACCCGGAGCGATATCACGCACCTGCAGGATGGGGGCGGTCACCGTCATGGCCGAAATGAGCGGCGGACAGCGGTCTTCCCAGGCCGTGCCGGCCAAGGGATTGGCGCCGTAGAGGGCGATGCCGGGCCGCTGCCACTGAAAATGGGCCGCGGGATGGGCCACCAGGGCTGCAGAGTTGGCCAGACTTGCAGGCAGGGAAAATCCCACAGCCGCCAGCGCCGCCTGGATGGCGGTAAGGCGCATTGTCTGCTCGGCCACGAAATCCGCGGCTTCGGGGTCGTCGGCAGTAGCCAAATGCGAGAAAACGGCCACCGGGCGCAGCATGGGGGCCGCGCGCAGGGCCTCCACCACATGCGCCACCGCCTCCCAAGCAAATCCGAGACGAGCCATGCCGGTATCGAACTTGAGGATGACTGCCAAAGGCCTAGCCGCCGCAGCCGCCGCCCGGCGCACAAGCGGCCATTGCCCGGCATGGGTCACCAGGGGCACGATCCCATAGTCCCGGCAGGCAACAGCATCCGAAACGTCCTGAATCCCCAGCAAGGCGATAATCTGCGCTCCGGGCAAGGCCTCGCGCAGCATCACGCCCTCGGCCACCGTGCCCACGGCAAAGCGCCGCGCCCCTACCCGCGCCAGAGCCTGAGCCACGGGAATCAAGCCATGGCCGTAGGCGTCCGCCTTGACCACCGCCACCATCTCGGTGCCCTTGTGCTGCAGGCGCAGCCAATTGCCCGCCACGGCCTGGGGGGCAACGAAAACCTGTACTGCGTTGTACCCAATCATGGCGAGTCGCTGGCGGTGACTTTCTGCAGCTGCAAGATATCGAGATCACCCCGGAAGATCTTTGCGATCCCGTCCTGAAACAGGGTCCGCATGCCCGAGGCCAAGGCCATCTGCTTGATCTCGTCCGTTGGGACACGACGGGCGATGGCCCTGCGGATCTCCGGGGTCGGCACCAGGAGTTCGTGGATGCCGGTACGGCCTTTATATCCCGTGTTGTCACACCGCGGGCACCCCACCGCCCGGTAGAGCTGCGCGGTCTGGCGATCCACGCCGAGCTCCAAAAACAGCTCCGCCCCGTACTGCTCCACCAGAAACTCCCATTCTTCGTCGCTGGGCGCATACGGCGCCTTGCACGCCGAACACAGCGTTTTCACCAGGCGCTGGGCGAGCACTCCCTGCAAGGCCTCGGAAAAGTTGAGCGGTTCGATGCCCATCTCCAGCAAACGGGTCAACGTCTCGGGGGCCGAGTTGGTGTGCAAGGTGGAAAACACGAAATGCCCGGTCAGGGAGGCCTCCACGCCGATCTGGGCGGTTTCCAGATCGCGCATCTCACCGACCAGGATCACATCCGGGTCGGCGCGCAAAAAGGCCCGCATGATGCGCGCAAACGTGAGCCCAATGGAGGTATCCACCTGCACCTGCTGCAACCCCGGCTGGGTGATTTCCACCGGGTCCTCCACGGTCCAGATCTTTTTGTCCGGGGTATTGATGCGCCCCAAGATGGCGTGCAAGGTCGTGGTTTTGCCCGAACCCGTGGGCCCCACCACCAGGAAGATCCCATGGGGTTTCTTCATGATGGCTTCGATGCGCCGGGCGTTGTCCGCGCTCAAATTGAGCTTTTCAAAAGGCATGGCCTGACCGGCGGCAAGCATGCGCAGCACCACGCTCTCACCGTACACGGTGGGCAAGGTGGCCACGCGCATCTCGATCTCCTTGCCTTTGAAGCGCACTTTAGCCTTGCCGTCCTGAGGCAGACGACGCTCGGCGATGTTGAGCCCGGAGATGATCTTGATGCGGGACACCACCGAAGGCAGCAAATCGCCGGGTATCCCCAAGACCTTGGCGCAGGATCCGTCAACCCGCATGCGCACCGCCCCGGGTGTCCCCGGCTTCCCCGGCTCGATATGGATGTCCGAGGCGCCGATGGTATGGGCATGGATGATCATCTTGTTGACGAAGCTCACCGCCTGCTGGCGGCTCTCCGCCGAGATATCTTCTTCGGCCTGGTCGGCTTTCGCAATATCCACGGACTCGCCGCCAGCGGCCTCCATGAATTCCGCGAGCCCAGCAACAGCGGCTTTGGCCTCCGCCTGGGAAGCATCGGCACTCGCATATGCGGTCGCCGTGGCCGCAGCCTCGGGAAGCAGGGAAAAATCCCCCAAAAATGCCAAGATCTCTTCCGGGAGCCCCACACGAAATTCGTAGCTCGTGCCCCCCAAGGCGTGCCGGATATCTTCCATGAGGTTGAGATCCGCCGGGTTGTGCACCAGGACCACACACCGCCCCTCTTCCCGCTCAAGCGGCACCCAGAGGTTCTTTTTCAGGTAGGCCCGATTCATGCCTTGCAAGGCATCATCCCCGAAGAATTTCCCCTCGAAGGGCACAAACGGCACCTGGTAATAGCGCTCCAGCGATGCCCCGATCTCCATGGGGGCGATGCCATAGTCCCGCCGCAGGATGACGGACACGGGCAGACCGCGCTGGCGGGCCGCGGCCTTTGCCGCCTCCAAGGCCTCCGCGTCCACAAAGCCCCCATGCACCAGCGCATCAAAAGGCCCCTTGGGGATCTGCAGTTCCTCGTGCATCTTGCGGGCCAGCAAATCCGCGAGGAGCCGGGCAACGGCTTCATCTTCCCGCTGAAAGGTGCCCTCCTTTTTGTTCACCAGCTGCAAAACCCCCAAAAAGGCATCCCCATGGGTCAGCGGCAAGGAAATGAGATTGCGGGTCACCACATTGGTAGCGGCGTCGTAGCGGGAGTCAAAACGCAGTTCCGAATGGATGAGCGTAAATTCCGCTCGGCTCATACTCTTGAGCAGGATAGGAATACGCACCAGGGCCGTATACCCGGCGATACTCGAAGTCGCAAACGGCAGCGCAATCATCTCCTGCGTTCCGTTTTTGCCGGCCACCCGAGCAATGACTTCGGATTTGGAAGGATGCTTCCGGTACAAACGGACCTGCTCACAACCAAAGACCGTTGGCACTTCGATGACCAATTTTTTCCATGCATCATCGAACGAAGCGGCATGCAGGAGGATTTTATTGAGAGAAAGGATGACCTGGGGGTGCATACGTACGCTCTCATGCTCCGTGAGAAACAGCAGCCAGCGGTTCTTCCTGGTGCAAGCGCTCCAGGAGCGCATCTCGTTGCCTGCGGAAGATATAGCGCTCGGAATGGCAGCGAATGCGGGCGATGAGTTCCAGCTTGTCCGGGACCTTGATCATGTAATCGTCGGCACCGAGGTCAAAGGCCTTTTTCTTGAGTTCCGGCTCCTCCCGGGCGGACAGCACGATGAGCGGGACCTCCCTAAAGTCCTCGCTGGTCTTGAAGAATTTCACCATGGTCAGACCATTGACCCCGGGCATGACCAAATCCAAGAGGATCACCGTAGGCTGCACGGAAAGCGCCACTTCCAAGGCCCGGTCGGGCTCCCGGCAATAGTGGAAGGTGATGTCGCGCTGGCTGGCGAGTTTGATGCGCATGGCCTCGCCGATGAGAAACTCGTCGTCCACCAAAAGCACGGTTATGGGTATCTGGGGAAAGAGTTCGCGCTGCCGCATCATTGATCATCCCTCCTTGCGGACCACCTGCACTGTGGCCAAATAGGCGTCCATGGCATCGAGCAGCGCCGCCACTTCGGTGAAATCTTTCCGATTGCCGGCATTCTCGATCTGCACCCCCATCTCGCCAAGTTCCTCGAAGCCGTACGTGCTCCCAAGCCCCTTTTGGCTATGCCCATGGCGGCAGATGGTCTCGAAGTCCCCGCGTGGCAGGGCCTCGCGCATCTCCGCCAAATTCCGACGCATGGTATCCAAAAAGAGCGGCACCAAGTCCATGAGCTCCGCATCCACGGCCACCACCGAGGCCGCGGACACTGCCGGCCGCGCCGGTGCTCCACCGTCTTCCAGCCGTACCGGCTCCACGGCTTCGGGGGCAGGCGCTTCGCCGTATACCACGTGCACCTGATCGAGATACTGACGCAAATTCTGCAAGAGCCGCGTCAATTCCTCGGTGTTCTTGGCCTCGGCCGCGCATTGGATGGCATAGCCCGTCTCGGTGACGTAGTCGAAACCATAGGTAGAGCCAAACCCCTTGTGGCTGTGTCCCAGCCGCCGCACCGTGGCGAAATCCCCCTGCTCCAAGGCCCCGTGCATGATCTCCAAATCCTTGCGCATGGAGTCCATGAGGAAGGGGATGAGCTCGCGCATCTCCGGGGCCACGTAGACCACCAAACGCTCCGAGCCGCTGGCTTCCGCCAGGTCCTCCACCAAGGTACAGGCTGCTTTTTCTGTCTGCACCTTGGGGACCTCACCGGTATCCATAAAGGTGCTCAGCATGTTGAAGGCCTGGATGGCCGCGTTTTTCTGCTTGTTTTGGCCGGCGAGCTCCAGGCTGCGCCCCATCTGGCTCACCGGTTCCACGCCGTACGTGGCGCCCAGGCCCTTGAGGCTATGGCCGCACCGCTGCACAGTGAGAAAGTCCTCCACGTCGAGGGCCTCTTTGATCTGACGCTGGAAGTCGCGCACGGTGCGCAAAAACATGGGACGAAGATCCGCCAGCTCCGGATCGATCTGTACCGGCGAAGAGTCCTCGTCGGCGCTTTCCGGAAGCGGCGCCTGGCTTGCCGCCGGGGCCCCTGGCCGCAGCGTCTCCCGCATCCCCGCATAGCGCTCGATCATGTCGAGCAGATCCTGCTTCTTGAGCGGCTTGGCCAAAAAGTCCGTACACCCCGCAGCCAAACACTGCTGACGATGCTCCTGGAAGGCATGGGCCGTCAGGGCCACGATGGGCGTGGAGTACTCCCGCTTTTCCTGCTCCCAGAGACGGATGCGCCGGGTGGCCTCCAGGCCATCCATGACCGGCATTTCCATATCCATGAGCACGAGATCGAAGGGTTCGGCCATGAAGCGGTCCACCGCCACCTGACCGTTTTCCGCATGGGTGAGCACCACATTGGTGTTCTTCAGGAAGAGTTCCACCACCTTGCGGTTGGCCTCCACGTCGTCCACAAGCAGCACCTTCCACTGCTGGCGCGCCGAGGTCAGGCGGCGGTGCTTCTGTTGGGAGGCCAGATCCAAGAGCACGTCTTGGAGCCGGACGGTGCGTTCCCGGCGCAGGACGTACGCCAGCGCCCCCACCTCCGAAGGGCTTGGGAGCTCACCCAAGGCTTGCGGAGAATCCACCAGCAAGACCATGGGCGGGGCCTCGACGTCCTGTCCCAGAAGAAGCTGCACCACCTCAAAGCCCGGGTCTCCATCCACCCGGCTGTCCACGACCACCATGTCCACCCCGCCCAAACGCACGGCGTTCACGGCATCTGCAGGGTGCGAAGCCACCTGCGGCGTCAGCCCCCACGAGCGCACCAGAGCGGCGATGCTGTCATGGGCCTGCGGCCGGTCTTCCACCACCAGGAGCCGCAGATCGGACGGCACCTGGCTGCGGCGTTCCTGCGCGGCAACGCTGAAGTCCGGCTTGAGGGGCAAGAGGACAAAGAACGTCGTCCCGCGGCCCACCTCGCTCTCCAGCCAGATATCGCCGCCCATGAGCTCGGCCAGCTTCTTGGAGATGGCGAGACCGAGGCCGGTGCCGCCGAACTCCCGGGTGGTGGAGGTGTCGGCCTGGGCAAAGCTTTCGAAAATCGTCGAAATCTTGTCCTTGCGGATGCCAATGCCCGTATCCTGTACCTTGAAGAGGCAGCAGGGCGAGCCGTCTTCGGCCACGGCGTCCTCCACGGTCAGGCGGACGCTGCCCTGGTGGGTGAACTTGATGGCATTGCCCACCAGGTTGATGAGGATCTGGCGGATACGGAACGGATCGCCCTGATACCGCGTCGCCAGGCCCGGCGACAGGGTACACGACAAGGCCAACCCTTTTTCCTCGGCCCGGTAGACGAACAGCTTGTGGATATCCTCCACCAACTCCTGCAGGTCGAAGGGCACGGTCTCCAGTTTGATCTGCCCCACCTCGATCTTGGAGAAGTCGAGGATGTCATTGATGATCCCCAAAAGCAGCTCGCCCGCGGAGCTGAACGTGCGCACGTATTCCGCCTGCTCTTCCGTCAGGCCCGTTTCCTGGAGCATTTCCGCCATGCCCAAGATGGCGTTCATGGGCGTGCGGATCTCGTGGCTCATACGTGCCAAGAACTCACTCTTGGTGCGCGTGGCCTTGTCGGCCTCTTCCTTGGCCAAACGGAGTTCCTCGGCGTGACGGCGCAGGAGTTCACTGGCCTTTTTCCGTTCCGTGATGTCTTCGAGCACCACGATGATGCCTTTATCCGGGTCACTTTCATCCAGCGCCTTGGCAGAGATCTGGCTCCAGAAGATTTCGCCGTTTTTCCGGCGGAACTGGAACTCCAATTGCGTGATCTCCACTTCCGGCAACTGGCTGAAAAATTTCTCCACAAAGGTATCGAAATCCCGATTGGACACATGCAGCTGCACCGGGTCGATGGACGGCATCTCTTCCTGGGTATAGCCGAAGATCATGGCGAAACGGGTATTGGCCCGCACTACCCGGTGATCCGGGGTCATCACGGCGATACCCACCAAGGAGTTTTCGAAAATGGCCTCCACTTCCCGAAAGGCCTTGCCGAGCTCCTCGGTACGCTCGGCCACTTTTTGTTCCAAACCGCGGTAGAGCTCGCGCAGATTGCGGCTCATGATGTTGAAACCCTCGGCCAGAATGCCGAGTTCGTCCGAACGACGGTCCAAGTTGGATGTCACGAACTCACCTCGGGCCAAGGTCTCGGTGAGTTCGGCCAGGTTGGCCACAGGCTGGATAAGCAGACGGTTGAGAAAGAAGTACAAAAACACCGCGATGACGCCGAGCACCACCGCAAAGGCGGCGATGAGCTGAATGACGGTACGCTGGGCTTCCTCCCTGGCCTTATCGATGCGCATGGCCAGGCGCACCTGCCCCAACGTAACCCCGCCCCGCGTCAGATCTTGAGTAAAGATCAGCACGTCTTGCGGAGGGATTGCCTTGGCCATGGCAAAACGGGTCACCCCGGGCCGCACTTCTCCGTCATTGAGTGGATTCCCGTTGGCATCCGTGATCAAGCAGTAGGCCACGGAAGGGGAAAACTCCGCCCGCGCCGCAACTTCCTCAAGGAGGTACGTCGCCCCGCGCTCCAAAGGCGGCACACTGGCCTGCGCCACCACGGTCACCTGCTCCTGCCCCTGGCGCCGTACCTCACCCAAGAGGAACGCGAGCTGGGCCTGGTACATGAAGTAGCCCAGGGCCATAAAGCTCGCCACCAGGATAACCTGGATGCCCAAATGGATTTTGAATTGGAGCAGGTTGTAGAAAGCCCGTCTTCGTTCCATGACCTCGTCCTCTTTCGCTGCTGCCGGTTGTCCGGAGAATGCCCTAGGGCAGGGCCAACACTTCCGCCACCGCTTCGACCAACTCTTCGCGCTTGATGGGCTTGCTCAGACAGCGCTTGGCCCCCATCAGTTTGGCCCACTTGAGATAATCCGTGGCCCCGCCCCGACCACCGCCCGACATGGCGATGATGCGGATCTTGGGATCCAATTTCCGCAGCTCCCGAATGATCTGAATCCCCTCCTTATCCGGCATGATCATATCCGTGACCACGACATCAAAGGGATTTTGGCGGTAGAGACGCAACCCCTCATCTCCATCGCCAGCCTGCTCCACGGCATAGCCTTCCGCCACAAGCATCTTGGCCAGCGCCAAGCACATCAACTGGTCATCATCAATCACCAAGACTCGCTTCTGCATGCCACTTGCTCCCATGCACCATCAATTCGGTGGTAACAGAAAACCAAAACGCTCCAGAATGCGTTTCCCTTCACTGGAAAATATGGCCTGCAACAGTTCCGACGGGGGGGCTTCTTTGCGCCAGACCACAAAGAGCGACCGCACCAAAGGATACGATCCATCCCGGACCGAGGCACCAGAAGGCACCACCGGAGTTTGCCCCGGTTCCGTGCGAAGCGCCACCAATGCCGCCTGTTTCGAAAGCGGCAGGCTCGTATACCCAATGGCGCCGGGGGTAGACGCCACCAGCGCGTCCACCGCTGCTGGCGTAGGCGCCTTGCGGGCCGCGCCCGTCAAGGGCAGGTCCCCCAGCACCATCTCCTGGAAAAGCCGGTGAGTGCCAAAATTGGGCTCCAGGGCAACGACAACGATGGGGATATCTGGGCCACCCACCTCGCTCCAGCGCTGGATGCGGCCGCTGAAGATCCCCCGCAGCGTCTCCATGTCCACAATGCGCACAGGATTGTCGGGGGCGACCAGCACCGCCAAGGCATCCTGGCCCACCATACGGGACTGCAAACCCTCTGAAGATTCCTGCGCCGCAGTGAGCGGTCGGGAACTTATGGCCATCGCACACGCTCGGCTCATCAAGGCCGTAAGCCCCGCCTCCGTGCCCACAGCGCGCACCTCAATGGATCGACGAACCTTCTCCGCAAAAAAAGCCCCTTCCACTTCCGTGGATTCCGGGACCAGTCCCGGCAAGCGCCGCACTTCGCCGGCGCCGGAGCGCACCAAAGCCAGGCGCGCCCACTCTACCGCCGCATCCGCCAAGACCACCGAACCGGCCACCTTGAGGGGAGGCTCGCGGGTAAACGGCGCCGGCTGGTAGGTGCCGCGCACTTCCACGCCGCGCTCTCCCTGAGCGATGAGCACTGGTGCCGGGGCTTCCCAATCGGGTACGGGCTTGAACTCCACGGCCCACAAGGGTTCGTCGCGGTCCTGTTTGCCCGGGGCGCGCCACTGGCCCGTCAACCGCCACGCCGCTCCGGCCTGGGCCGCGGCAGGCGGAAAGATGTACACCGAGCGGACAACCGGCTCCTGGCGGCCGAGCACCAACTCCGGCCGCCACGCCACCAGCGCTGCAGCTGCAAGCAGCACCAACGCCCCGAGTGTGAACAGCACAGGGACCCAACGTCTGCGGACTCGTCCCGATTCTCTCGCCATAGTTCGTTCCTATTTCGCCGATACCCAAGCGAACACCGCTGGATCGAAGCGTCGATCCACAAAGCGTGCCCCCACACGATCTCCACGCACGGATTTGAGCTCCACGTCCTTGCGCAGCTGTCCGCCCTCCGCCGTAGGAAACTGGAGCACCAAGATCTCCCCGGAGCTCAGGCTCCGCGCGGTCTCCTGCACTTCAAGGCCAGCGCCTTCCATGGAGATATCGCGCACCAGCACCCGGGCCACAGGGGCAGTGGCATCTGCGGCGTCCAGAAGCTGCCCCTGCAAGGCCACCGTCTTGCGAAAATATTTGCGAAAATTGAGATTGATGCGAAAGACGTGGGCGCAGCGGGTACATTTGGCCTTGACCTCCCAATGTCCCTTGGTGCGCAAGGGCTCCACGGGCACGGTCTTGGCAAGCCCGCAACTCGGACACACGATGGCAACCTCTTTCTTCTTGAAGACGTAGAGCTCCACGACCTCGTTTCTGGATGCACTCATGGTTCTCTCTCCCGGTTGCGATCACCATTCCTCGGTTGAGCGACCGCGATGTGACACAAAAGTCCCTCTTTTGACAATGGCCAACAGCCCCGTCACCCAAAATCCACCGAAGCCCGAAAAAAAAAAAAAAAAAAAACAATGCCTCCGCGGTGCACCGCGAAGGCATCGAAGCGATGGGAATTGCTCCCTCCTTCAACCCACTACGGACGCCACCAGCGCCGCATGGGCACCCACCAAACACGCCACCGCCACCAAGCCCAAAACAATCTTTTTTCCAAGGTCTTTGACCACTCTTGTCTCCTTTACCGTTTTCCGCCACAAGGATTGCAGGCGCCCATACCCGCAACCGATGCCCGTGTCGAGATGTTTTCGCACGTCCCACCACTGCAGGAGCACCACATGCACACCATCACCTGGCAAGACTTTGCAGCCGTAGAACTGCGCGTCGGCCGTATCGTCGAGGTCCACGACTTTCCCGAGGCCCGCATCCCCGCCTACCGCATTCGCGCGGACTTCGGCCCTCCGTGGGGGATCAAGACCACCAGCGCCCGGGTGACGGCGCTCTACACCAAAGAAGCGCTCCTTGGCCGCCTCATCCTCGGGGTGCTCAACCTGCCGCCCAAAC
It encodes the following:
- the galE gene encoding UDP-glucose 4-epimerase GalE — encoded protein: MPTVLVTGGAGYIGSHTTLALTQAGYDVIVYDNLSTGRAEAVLPPARLVVGDLAETAKLATLMAESRFTAVLHFAGSIIVPESVENPIKYYKNNTTNTTALVELALRHRIPHFIFSSTAAVYGIPKTVPVTEDAPTAPINPYGRSKLMSEWTIFDAAAAHPHFRPVVLRYFNVAGADPGGRLGQCTPQATHLIKVAAQTALGRREALSIFGTDYPTPDGTCIRDYIHVTDLAEAHVRALRHLEGGGAPGVFNCGYGHGYSVREIIAAMQAAIGHTFAVRTAPRRAGDPPVLVADSTRIQRVMGWQPKHDCIEEIVKSAYLWEQRL
- the alr gene encoding alanine racemase, translated to MIGYNAVQVFVAPQAVAGNWLRLQHKGTEMVAVVKADAYGHGLIPVAQALARVGARRFAVGTVAEGVMLREALPGAQIIALLGIQDVSDAVACRDYGIVPLVTHAGQWPLVRRAAAAAARPLAVILKFDTGMARLGFAWEAVAHVVEALRAAPMLRPVAVFSHLATADDPEAADFVAEQTMRLTAIQAALAAVGFSLPASLANSAALVAHPAAHFQWQRPGIALYGANPLAGTAWEDRCPPLISAMTVTAPILQVRDIAPGVSVSYGRTFRASRPMRIAIVAAGYADAYSRGLSAKAAMVVGGVRAPVLGRVCMQMTAVDVTHCPSVRPGDRAYLLGGPGEAAITADELAAWWGTIPYEVFCLLGMNPRTLV
- a CDS encoding GspE/PulE family protein; this translates as MHPQVILSLNKILLHAASFDDAWKKLVIEVPTVFGCEQVRLYRKHPSKSEVIARVAGKNGTQEMIALPFATSSIAGYTALVRIPILLKSMSRAEFTLIHSELRFDSRYDAATNVVTRNLISLPLTHGDAFLGVLQLVNKKEGTFQREDEAVARLLADLLARKMHEELQIPKGPFDALVHGGFVDAEALEAAKAAARQRGLPVSVILRRDYGIAPMEIGASLERYYQVPFVPFEGKFFGDDALQGMNRAYLKKNLWVPLEREEGRCVVLVHNPADLNLMEDIRHALGGTSYEFRVGLPEEILAFLGDFSLLPEAAATATAYASADASQAEAKAAVAGLAEFMEAAGGESVDIAKADQAEEDISAESRQQAVSFVNKMIIHAHTIGASDIHIEPGKPGTPGAVRMRVDGSCAKVLGIPGDLLPSVVSRIKIISGLNIAERRLPQDGKAKVRFKGKEIEMRVATLPTVYGESVVLRMLAAGQAMPFEKLNLSADNARRIEAIMKKPHGIFLVVGPTGSGKTTTLHAILGRINTPDKKIWTVEDPVEITQPGLQQVQVDTSIGLTFARIMRAFLRADPDVILVGEMRDLETAQIGVEASLTGHFVFSTLHTNSAPETLTRLLEMGIEPLNFSEALQGVLAQRLVKTLCSACKAPYAPSDEEWEFLVEQYGAELFLELGVDRQTAQLYRAVGCPRCDNTGYKGRTGIHELLVPTPEIRRAIARRVPTDEIKQMALASGMRTLFQDGIAKIFRGDLDILQLQKVTASDSP
- a CDS encoding response regulator — its product is MERRRAFYNLLQFKIHLGIQVILVASFMALGYFMYQAQLAFLLGEVRRQGQEQVTVVAQASVPPLERGATYLLEEVAARAEFSPSVAYCLITDANGNPLNDGEVRPGVTRFAMAKAIPPQDVLIFTQDLTRGGVTLGQVRLAMRIDKAREEAQRTVIQLIAAFAVVLGVIAVFLYFFLNRLLIQPVANLAELTETLARGEFVTSNLDRRSDELGILAEGFNIMSRNLRELYRGLEQKVAERTEELGKAFREVEAIFENSLVGIAVMTPDHRVVRANTRFAMIFGYTQEEMPSIDPVQLHVSNRDFDTFVEKFFSQLPEVEITQLEFQFRRKNGEIFWSQISAKALDESDPDKGIIVVLEDITERKKASELLRRHAEELRLAKEEADKATRTKSEFLARMSHEIRTPMNAILGMAEMLQETGLTEEQAEYVRTFSSAGELLLGIINDILDFSKIEVGQIKLETVPFDLQELVEDIHKLFVYRAEEKGLALSCTLSPGLATRYQGDPFRIRQILINLVGNAIKFTHQGSVRLTVEDAVAEDGSPCCLFKVQDTGIGIRKDKISTIFESFAQADTSTTREFGGTGLGLAISKKLAELMGGDIWLESEVGRGTTFFVLLPLKPDFSVAAQERRSQVPSDLRLLVVEDRPQAHDSIAALVRSWGLTPQVASHPADAVNAVRLGGVDMVVVDSRVDGDPGFEVVQLLLGQDVEAPPMVLLVDSPQALGELPSPSEVGALAYVLRRERTVRLQDVLLDLASQQKHRRLTSARQQWKVLLVDDVEANRKVVELFLKNTNVVLTHAENGQVAVDRFMAEPFDLVLMDMEMPVMDGLEATRRIRLWEQEKREYSTPIVALTAHAFQEHRQQCLAAGCTDFLAKPLKKQDLLDMIERYAGMRETLRPGAPAASQAPLPESADEDSSPVQIDPELADLRPMFLRTVRDFQRQIKEALDVEDFLTVQRCGHSLKGLGATYGVEPVSQMGRSLELAGQNKQKNAAIQAFNMLSTFMDTGEVPKVQTEKAACTLVEDLAEASGSERLVVYVAPEMRELIPFLMDSMRKDLEIMHGALEQGDFATVRRLGHSHKGFGSTYGFDYVTETGYAIQCAAEAKNTEELTRLLQNLRQYLDQVHVVYGEAPAPEAVEPVRLEDGGAPARPAVSAASVVAVDAELMDLVPLFLDTMRRNLAEMREALPRGDFETICRHGHSQKGLGSTYGFEELGEMGVQIENAGNRKDFTEVAALLDAMDAYLATVQVVRKEG
- a CDS encoding response regulator, whose amino-acid sequence is MMRQRELFPQIPITVLLVDDEFLIGEAMRIKLASQRDITFHYCREPDRALEVALSVQPTVILLDLVMPGVNGLTMVKFFKTSEDFREVPLIVLSAREEPELKKKAFDLGADDYMIKVPDKLELIARIRCHSERYIFRRQRDALLERLHQEEPLAAVSHGA